The following are from one region of the Camelus ferus isolate YT-003-E chromosome 13, BCGSAC_Cfer_1.0, whole genome shotgun sequence genome:
- the FAM131C gene encoding protein FAM131C, whose product MGSCVSRDLFTSAHKDCPLPQGTAPLNPDLRSSRPPIVAPDHVTGKDKQMDFCWDPWQRCFQTTNGYLSDSRSCSSNYNVAALATSSLVGVVQSIKDHITKPTAMARGRVAHLIEWKGWSAQRSGWELSPAEDEHYCCLPDEVREARFAAGVAEQFAITEATLSAWSSLDDEELHPEDNPQDVIQLQDLESIYLQDSLLSVPSQDDSLLAFSSPGLSPDGWPSPEEPPFTAASSQPPSPEQQHRQRLPGAPGPEAGACLQGSLPSVDSGSLSEEEDEVFYN is encoded by the exons ATCTGTTCACAAGTGCCCACAaggactgccccctgccccagggcacgGCCCCCCTGAACCCAGACTTGCGCTCCAGCCGCCCACCCATCGTGGCTCCAGACCACGTCACTGGCAAG GACAAACAGATGGATTTCTGTTGGGATCCTTGGCAG AGGTGCTTCCAGACCACCAACGGCTACCTGTCCGACTCCAGATCCTGCTCCAGCAACTACAACGTGGCAGCCCTGGCCACCTCGTCCCTCGTGG GAGTGGTGCAGAGCATCAAGGACCACATCACAAAGCCCACGGCCATGGCACGTGGCCGCGTGGCCCACCTCATCGAGTGGAAGGGCTGGAGTGCCCAGCGCTCAGGCTGGGAGCTGTCCCCGGCTGAGGACGAGCATTACTGCTGCCTCCCAGATGAGGTGCGCGAAGCCCGCTTTGCCGCAG GGGTTGCCGAGCAGTTTGCCATCACGGAGGCCACACTGAGCGCCTGGTCCTCGCTGGATGACGAGGAGCTGCACCCAGAGGACAACCCCCAGGACGTCATCCAGCTACAGG ACCTGGAGAGCATCTACCTTCAGGACAGCCTTCTGAGTGTCCCCTCTCAGGATGACAGTCTTCTGGCCTtctcctcccctggcctctcccccgATGGCTGGCCCTCACCTGAAGAGCCCCCCTTCACAGCTGCCAGCTCACAGCCCCCCAGTCCTGAGCAGCAGCATCGGCAGCGGCTGCCGGGGGCCCCAGGGCCGGAggctggggcctgcctgcagggCTCCCTCCCCTCGGTGGACAGCGGCTCCCTCtcggaggaggaggatgaggtgTTCTATAACTGA